The proteins below are encoded in one region of Metabacillus dongyingensis:
- a CDS encoding SseB family protein, which yields MSNPFNTLEKALIDAMSHSDKIADFYEILGKSTIWLIEKQTNEIAAEGQDVFSLEQFQIMEKKNRKLLPVFSSKFPIEKMFKNSTAFAVSFQEVLNQIDGQTGVILNPDTPISKLLIPQELDMMRKKQNFFKG from the coding sequence ATGAGCAATCCATTCAACACCTTAGAAAAAGCTTTGATTGATGCCATGAGCCACAGTGATAAAATAGCAGACTTTTACGAAATACTCGGAAAAAGTACGATTTGGCTGATTGAAAAGCAGACAAATGAAATAGCGGCAGAAGGACAAGATGTTTTTTCACTGGAGCAGTTTCAGATTATGGAGAAGAAAAACCGGAAGCTATTGCCTGTTTTTTCTTCAAAATTTCCAATTGAGAAAATGTTCAAAAATAGTACGGCATTCGCTGTGTCTTTTCAGGAAGTGCTTAATCAGATAGATGGACAAACAGGGGTCATTTTAAATCCGGACACTCCTATATCAAAGCTGCTTATTCCGCAGGAGCTGGATATGATGAGAAAGAAACAGAACTTTTTTAAAGGTTGA
- a CDS encoding GTPase domain-containing protein: MTNDKQLIHKAYFERFMEDSASAQPVQVLGELYFEEQAKEVYDLSYIRFAQGEVYFHNKDYETAIFKWENISNELEPWAKKNIADSYYALGHLSAAEDIYTSIQSDSKTLKMEVALELFSLYLLRDKIELAYKVIKKALDIHSDYPNVTDLARSFYEDQQDWKNAVELAVAEGVRAESLEWFELLDEYVQAGYTKSFDPEYFYQPLISLFRINQKLFQKVTASLWDSYRNEDSYLSWLKTVNTIFLNVEVQPFESWTKMSDIHQNTYLSVINGTYLVKDLEDIIPVLLANWQKLANQSKALFAATAVLAWNEIFPSSMDAATLKTAEKLIFDSEHDSISLEYSLDLFKSLVSWAENNHIEVGYKKTWLVSGLSDLKTTHLLISGTTESGKSAFINHILQENLVSNTSSPVFVRSEGDLAEMNEITNAGIRRISDNPEYQESENTWIEVKWPSALLEENNTVFLHTPELDRIGDVEQTAEFLPISDGMLFVLDKNTPFNEHELELLMKLQEYALDTPFHFILNHSSEQWKLAEELQGTINQFFPQSQVFAFSPDNLGRLSEFLNTVFSKSDAKLEEKRTAKLLYFIRKTLTDLLNKRVQMENRLVESVKWNEDILVRLNGFMNHLRDVEQEKAKSISASYREVTAEMKSDMAVQLPKILRNCSAHISENSDFSQIHISLNKKMNEEIGAYIHQNLIPKFQTSLREWLSQSNEELNESQAYLDEMSLSFNGLYGEEKMKLLCDFKVIEDWRRDLNRMTSRADVDEQNILLRFKPTEFLLKSAGKLFAALPQNKSMLYNQYKKYVESKNYEDTAEEISKKFFLEFDLFERALKADIIMFFQNPILYVEQTIQESENEISGSKATLEKMKASPEIYYDPLRLFEVRLLQYEFMVKANEENTYIKNQ; the protein is encoded by the coding sequence ATGACAAACGACAAACAGTTGATTCATAAAGCATATTTTGAAAGGTTTATGGAAGACAGTGCTTCTGCTCAGCCTGTACAGGTGCTTGGAGAACTTTATTTCGAGGAGCAGGCAAAGGAAGTTTACGATCTGTCCTATATTCGCTTTGCACAGGGTGAGGTCTATTTTCACAACAAAGATTATGAGACTGCGATCTTCAAGTGGGAAAATATCAGCAATGAATTAGAGCCATGGGCCAAGAAAAATATTGCGGACTCATATTATGCTCTTGGTCATCTTTCAGCTGCAGAGGATATTTACACATCTATTCAAAGTGATTCGAAGACTTTGAAAATGGAAGTGGCGCTTGAATTATTTTCACTTTATCTATTGAGAGACAAAATTGAACTTGCATATAAGGTTATTAAAAAGGCGCTTGATATTCATTCAGATTATCCGAATGTAACGGATCTGGCACGATCTTTCTATGAGGATCAGCAGGACTGGAAGAATGCCGTTGAGCTTGCTGTTGCTGAAGGCGTGCGAGCGGAATCGCTTGAATGGTTTGAGCTGCTGGATGAGTATGTTCAAGCGGGATATACGAAATCGTTTGATCCTGAATACTTTTATCAGCCGCTTATTTCACTTTTCCGAATCAATCAAAAATTATTTCAGAAGGTTACGGCTTCTTTGTGGGACAGCTACCGAAATGAAGATTCCTACTTATCATGGCTGAAAACCGTTAATACAATCTTCCTTAATGTTGAGGTGCAGCCTTTTGAATCCTGGACGAAGATGTCTGATATCCACCAGAATACTTACTTAAGTGTGATTAATGGCACTTATTTGGTAAAGGATTTAGAAGATATTATTCCTGTGCTTTTAGCAAACTGGCAAAAGCTTGCGAATCAGTCAAAAGCGCTATTTGCTGCAACAGCCGTACTTGCATGGAATGAAATTTTCCCATCGTCTATGGATGCTGCGACTCTTAAGACAGCGGAAAAGCTGATCTTTGATTCTGAGCATGACAGCATCAGTCTTGAATACAGCCTGGATTTATTTAAGTCTCTTGTTTCATGGGCAGAGAATAACCATATTGAAGTGGGCTATAAAAAGACATGGCTCGTTTCAGGACTTTCCGATTTAAAGACAACCCATCTTTTAATCAGCGGCACAACGGAAAGCGGAAAATCCGCATTTATTAATCATATCCTTCAGGAAAATCTGGTCAGCAACACTAGTTCACCTGTGTTTGTACGTTCTGAAGGTGATTTGGCGGAAATGAATGAAATTACAAATGCCGGCATAAGAAGGATATCTGACAATCCTGAGTATCAGGAATCAGAAAACACTTGGATTGAAGTGAAATGGCCTTCTGCTCTTTTAGAAGAGAACAATACGGTGTTCCTGCATACACCTGAATTGGATCGTATTGGAGATGTAGAACAAACAGCTGAATTTCTGCCGATATCAGATGGAATGCTGTTCGTCCTTGATAAAAATACGCCTTTTAATGAGCACGAGCTTGAATTGCTGATGAAGCTTCAGGAATATGCTCTTGATACACCGTTTCACTTTATTCTGAATCACTCATCTGAACAGTGGAAATTGGCAGAAGAGCTGCAGGGAACAATCAACCAGTTCTTCCCGCAGTCACAGGTATTTGCTTTTTCCCCGGATAATCTTGGCCGTTTGAGTGAATTTTTGAATACTGTTTTCAGTAAATCGGACGCGAAGCTGGAAGAAAAACGCACGGCAAAACTTCTATATTTCATACGCAAAACACTCACGGATCTTTTGAACAAACGCGTTCAGATGGAGAATCGATTAGTAGAATCGGTTAAATGGAATGAGGATATTTTAGTAAGACTGAACGGCTTCATGAATCATTTAAGAGACGTGGAGCAGGAAAAGGCGAAATCCATCTCGGCTTCTTATCGTGAAGTGACTGCTGAGATGAAAAGTGACATGGCTGTGCAGCTGCCGAAAATCCTGCGCAACTGTTCTGCTCATATAAGTGAAAACAGTGATTTCAGCCAAATTCACATATCGTTAAACAAGAAAATGAATGAAGAAATTGGCGCTTATATCCATCAGAACCTGATTCCAAAATTCCAAACGTCTCTGCGTGAATGGCTTTCCCAATCAAATGAAGAGCTAAACGAAAGCCAGGCGTATCTTGATGAAATGAGTCTGTCTTTCAACGGTTTATACGGGGAAGAAAAAATGAAGCTTCTCTGCGATTTTAAAGTCATTGAAGACTGGCGCCGTGATTTAAACAGAATGACAAGCAGAGCGGATGTTGACGAGCAGAATATCCTGCTTAGATTTAAGCCGACTGAATTCCTGCTGAAAAGCGCCGGAAAGCTGTTCGCCGCTCTTCCTCAAAACAAGTCAATGCTGTACAACCAATATAAAAAATATGTCGAAAGCAAAAACTACGAGGACACAGCAGAAGAAATTTCAAAAAAATTCTTCCTTGAATTTGATTTATTTGAAAGGGCTCTGAAAGCAGATATCATCATGTTCTTCCAAAATCCGATTCTGTATGTGGAACAGACCATTCAAGAATCAGAAAATGAAATTTCAGGTTCAAAAGCAACCCTTGAGAAAATGAAAGCAAGTCCTGAGATCTATTACGATCCACTGCGTCTCTTTGAAGTAAGACTCCTTCAATATGAATTTATGGTGAAGGCGAATGAGGAGAATACGTATATTAAAAATCAATAA
- a CDS encoding threonine/serine exporter family protein yields MKSQQNYSYEIMEVCLLAGKIMLISGAETYRVEDTMMRIAASFGVKNSHSYVTPTGIIFSIESDEPTKTKLIRIMERTTDLDKVTNVNAISRKISNGDLNVDEAYDLLKEIDEANSTYSLFLQVIAAAIASGCFLIMFQGQWSDFIPAVLAGGLGFMAVIYFHRLVPIKFFAEFLAAFIIGLLAYLFVRTGFGSEMDKVIIGSVMPLVPGLLITNAVRDLMAGHLISGLSKGAEAFLTAFAIGSGIAVVFSLF; encoded by the coding sequence ATGAAGAGTCAGCAAAATTATTCTTATGAGATCATGGAGGTTTGTCTGCTTGCCGGAAAAATTATGCTGATCAGCGGAGCTGAAACGTACCGGGTAGAAGATACGATGATGCGGATTGCTGCATCATTCGGTGTGAAGAATTCGCATAGTTATGTGACACCGACTGGCATTATCTTCTCGATAGAGTCAGATGAGCCGACGAAGACGAAATTAATTCGAATCATGGAACGAACGACGGATCTTGATAAGGTTACGAATGTGAACGCCATTTCAAGGAAAATAAGCAATGGAGATTTAAATGTTGATGAAGCCTATGATTTGTTAAAAGAAATTGATGAGGCGAACTCTACCTACTCTCTCTTTTTGCAGGTAATTGCTGCAGCGATTGCCAGCGGCTGCTTTCTGATTATGTTTCAGGGGCAGTGGTCTGATTTTATTCCTGCTGTACTGGCAGGGGGGCTCGGTTTTATGGCTGTTATTTATTTCCATCGCCTTGTGCCTATTAAATTTTTTGCGGAATTTCTGGCGGCATTCATTATAGGACTGCTTGCTTATTTGTTCGTAAGGACCGGTTTTGGATCTGAAATGGATAAAGTGATTATTGGCTCAGTTATGCCATTAGTTCCAGGACTGCTGATTACAAATGCTGTCAGGGATTTAATGGCCGGGCATTTAATATCAGGACTTTCAAAAGGAGCAGAAGCGTTTTTAACTGCATTTGCCATCGGATCTGGTATTGCGGTTGTTTTTTCATTATTTTAA
- a CDS encoding threonine/serine exporter family protein: protein MWVLGQLVTSFISTAAFGIIFQAPKPSLIKCGLVGMCGWMIYISLVGYGFDAVPATVIAAVFVAVTSQVFAKIYKTPIIIFSVAGIIPLVPGGMAYDAMRNFVENDYNTAITLAAKAFMISGSIAIGLVFSEVINQVIRRSQLRTKVK from the coding sequence ATGTGGGTCTTGGGACAGCTAGTGACAAGCTTTATTTCTACAGCTGCATTCGGCATTATTTTTCAGGCGCCTAAACCTTCCCTCATTAAATGCGGACTTGTAGGGATGTGCGGCTGGATGATCTATATATCTTTGGTGGGCTATGGCTTTGATGCAGTTCCTGCTACTGTCATTGCAGCAGTATTTGTAGCTGTGACAAGTCAGGTTTTTGCAAAGATCTACAAAACGCCGATTATTATTTTCAGCGTAGCCGGCATTATTCCATTGGTTCCTGGAGGAATGGCGTATGACGCGATGAGAAATTTCGTTGAAAATGACTATAATACCGCGATTACATTAGCTGCAAAAGCATTTATGATATCAGGTTCCATCGCGATCGGCCTTGTTTTTTCTGAGGTAATCAATCAAGTCATAAGAAGGTCTCAGCTTCGTACAAAGGTTAAGTAA
- a CDS encoding glycerophosphodiester phosphodiesterase translates to MNQSFRFVGSYFDRISELLHGKEDKVLSKPVEIYAHRGCSGEFPENTMAAFEAACKIGADGIELDVQMTKDGEVVVMHDEQIDRTTNGIGFVKDFRYKQLKLFDAGSWFHPKFSRQTIPSLQDVLDLIKTSGSEMKVNIELKNNVLLYEGMEEKVLQCVQRSGMMDSVILSSFNFKSMGRMRELDNDIQTALLFEGIPSNIMEEARKVRANGLHSEASFAVSAAGKRTVEAGYPLRVFTVNQTDKLEELARSGVSALITDNPGLFLENKSVPF, encoded by the coding sequence ATGAATCAGTCTTTTAGATTCGTCGGTTCCTATTTTGACAGAATCTCAGAATTGCTTCATGGAAAGGAGGACAAAGTCTTGAGCAAGCCAGTTGAAATATACGCACACCGGGGATGCAGCGGCGAGTTTCCTGAGAACACGATGGCCGCATTTGAAGCGGCCTGCAAGATTGGGGCAGATGGCATTGAGCTTGATGTGCAGATGACAAAGGATGGAGAAGTTGTTGTTATGCATGATGAACAAATTGACCGGACAACGAATGGGATTGGATTTGTAAAAGATTTCAGATACAAACAATTAAAGTTGTTTGATGCAGGAAGCTGGTTTCACCCTAAGTTTTCGCGGCAAACCATTCCCTCTTTACAGGATGTCCTGGACTTAATCAAAACAAGCGGTTCTGAAATGAAAGTAAATATTGAACTGAAAAATAACGTCCTGCTCTATGAAGGGATGGAAGAAAAAGTGCTCCAGTGTGTACAGCGATCAGGAATGATGGACTCAGTCATTCTCTCATCCTTTAATTTTAAAAGCATGGGGAGGATGCGGGAGCTGGACAATGACATTCAAACGGCCCTTTTATTCGAAGGAATTCCATCAAACATTATGGAGGAAGCACGGAAGGTTCGGGCAAATGGCCTCCATTCAGAAGCTTCATTTGCAGTCTCAGCTGCTGGAAAAAGAACCGTTGAGGCAGGGTATCCCCTCAGAGTTTTTACAGTAAATCAGACTGATAAACTAGAGGAATTGGCCAGGTCGGGTGTTTCTGCCCTTATTACTGACAATCCAGGATTATTTTTAGAGAATAAGAGTGTGCCTTTTTAG
- a CDS encoding ABC transporter ATP-binding protein has product MSKVFSLLRPYRLAMGVALTLMLIELGVELLHPLLMAKIIDDGILKNDLSVVIYWGSVMVGISIAAFAAGVTNSFYAAHVSQSFGYDVRKDLFEKVQSFSFANFSLFPTSSLITRMTNDVTQLQNTIFMSLRIMLRAPLLIVGGTIMALIVNFQLALILLISIPLLIGFLLWMMKKGSGMFKAVQDRLDSVNGVMQENLTGMRIIKAFLRRNYEVSRFTKANEELRSGTVSALRLMEIAMPVLLLVMNISILAILWFGSINVGTGDAKVGEVVAIVNYALRISSVLSIFSFIIMAFSRAKASADRINEVLETEADLTDSLDAEEISVIEKGQIEFKSVSFTYPGTDTAVLNDLSFTVNAGETIALLGATGSGKSSIFNLIPRLYDVTDGAIYIDSKNLLDMKLDSLRGQIGFVPQESLLFTGSVKENIAWGKEGASLEEIKEAARNAQIHETIERLPNGYDTRVGQKGVNLSGGQKQRLSIARALVRKPKILLLDDSTSALDLTTEAKLLKALKSYDCTIFIITQKISTAMEASQILLLDEGEVLAQGSHLELMEESALYQRIYESQFGEEALQNVQRAK; this is encoded by the coding sequence ATGTCGAAAGTATTTTCTTTGCTAAGGCCTTACCGTCTTGCGATGGGTGTGGCCCTGACCCTGATGCTGATCGAGCTTGGGGTAGAGCTGCTGCATCCGCTTTTAATGGCAAAAATAATTGATGATGGCATTTTAAAAAATGATTTATCAGTTGTCATCTATTGGGGAAGCGTCATGGTTGGGATTTCAATTGCGGCCTTTGCTGCAGGTGTGACGAATTCCTTTTACGCGGCTCACGTCAGTCAGAGCTTTGGGTATGATGTACGCAAAGATTTGTTTGAGAAGGTCCAGTCCTTTTCTTTTGCGAATTTCAGCCTGTTTCCGACATCGTCTCTCATCACGAGGATGACGAATGACGTGACTCAGCTTCAGAATACGATTTTTATGAGTCTGCGGATTATGCTGCGTGCTCCCCTATTAATAGTAGGGGGGACGATCATGGCTTTAATCGTCAATTTTCAGCTGGCACTTATTCTCCTCATTTCTATTCCGCTTTTAATAGGTTTCTTATTGTGGATGATGAAAAAGGGAAGCGGTATGTTCAAAGCCGTACAGGACCGGCTTGATTCCGTCAATGGCGTTATGCAGGAGAATCTGACCGGAATGCGCATTATCAAGGCCTTTTTAAGAAGAAACTACGAAGTCTCAAGGTTTACAAAAGCGAATGAAGAGTTAAGGAGCGGGACCGTTTCAGCACTCAGGCTGATGGAGATTGCCATGCCTGTTTTATTATTGGTTATGAATATCAGTATTCTTGCCATTCTCTGGTTTGGCAGCATCAATGTGGGCACAGGAGATGCGAAGGTTGGGGAAGTAGTGGCGATTGTAAACTATGCGCTGCGGATTTCCTCTGTTTTATCCATTTTTTCTTTTATCATCATGGCTTTTTCACGTGCAAAAGCATCAGCTGACCGCATCAATGAAGTTTTGGAGACAGAAGCGGACTTGACTGATTCACTTGATGCAGAAGAAATAAGTGTGATTGAAAAAGGCCAAATTGAATTTAAATCCGTTTCTTTTACTTATCCGGGAACGGACACCGCTGTGCTGAATGACCTTTCCTTTACTGTGAATGCCGGAGAGACAATTGCCCTCCTTGGAGCCACAGGCTCTGGGAAATCGTCCATTTTCAATCTGATTCCAAGGCTTTATGACGTGACGGACGGGGCGATTTACATTGATTCAAAGAATCTGCTTGATATGAAGCTTGATAGTCTCCGGGGACAAATTGGTTTTGTCCCGCAGGAGTCCCTCTTGTTCACAGGTTCGGTCAAAGAGAATATTGCATGGGGAAAAGAAGGGGCATCACTTGAAGAAATCAAGGAAGCGGCAAGAAATGCCCAGATTCATGAAACGATTGAAAGACTTCCGAATGGCTATGATACAAGGGTGGGCCAAAAAGGAGTCAATCTATCTGGAGGCCAAAAACAAAGACTTTCGATAGCGAGAGCACTAGTCCGCAAGCCTAAAATTCTTCTGCTTGATGACAGCACAAGCGCTCTTGATTTAACTACAGAAGCAAAGCTATTAAAAGCGTTAAAATCATATGACTGCACGATTTTTATCATTACACAAAAAATCAGCACAGCTATGGAGGCGAGCCAGATCCTCTTACTGGATGAAGGAGAAGTTCTGGCTCAGGGTTCTCATCTTGAATTAATGGAAGAATCGGCTCTGTATCAGCGGATCTATGAATCCCAGTTTGGAGAGGAGGCCCTGCAGAATGTTCAAAGAGCTAAGTAA
- a CDS encoding ABC transporter ATP-binding protein — translation MFKELSKPFKYPKVKQEEPLQKKTVKPKNWFVTITRVWSYLSLNKGLLSLVLLMVVLSSFLALLGPYLIGRVIDDYIVTKESSGFVKLLIALVVIYLVQSVSLLLQNVWMIGIAQNTVFTMRTQLFRHLHNLPISYFDKRQHGELMSRVTNDIENVSSTLNSSVIQIFSSILTLAGTIGVMLWLSPLLTLITLAIIPSMFFGMRWITNRTGKLFKAQQQNLGNLNGFIEETISGQRIVKTFSQEQKVITEFLEKSQRLKGAGFWAQTISGFIPKLMNVLNNLSFAVIAGVGGILALNGLVSIGVIVIFTEYSRQFTRPLNELANQFNTILSAVAGAERVFEILDEHEEMKDEKDASNLQEVKGEVRFDGVSFSYEEEQQTIRNLSFHASPGETVAIVGPTGAGKTTMINLLSRFYDPDDGKILIDGTESTKIRRSSLREHMAFVLQDPFLFTGTIMENIRYGRLDATDEEVMQAAKEANAHPFIMKTKNQYETVLTQDGSGISQGQKQLLSIARAILSSPVILVLDEATSSIDTITELKIQEALQRLMKGRTSFVIAHRLNTIQKADQILVLENGTLIEKGSHESLLREKGFYCGLYQSQLKDDVI, via the coding sequence ATGTTCAAAGAGCTAAGTAAGCCATTCAAGTATCCAAAAGTAAAACAGGAAGAACCACTACAGAAAAAAACAGTGAAACCAAAAAACTGGTTTGTCACGATAACAAGGGTATGGTCGTATCTTTCTTTGAATAAAGGACTGCTTAGCCTGGTTCTTCTTATGGTAGTTCTTAGTTCCTTTTTGGCCCTTCTTGGTCCTTACCTGATTGGGAGAGTCATTGATGATTATATTGTCACCAAAGAAAGCAGCGGGTTTGTTAAGCTGCTGATTGCCTTGGTCGTCATTTACCTTGTCCAATCCGTTTCTCTGCTGCTGCAGAACGTCTGGATGATCGGAATCGCCCAGAATACCGTTTTCACCATGAGAACTCAGCTTTTCCGCCATCTGCACAACCTGCCGATTTCATACTTTGATAAACGGCAGCACGGGGAACTGATGAGCAGGGTAACGAATGATATAGAAAACGTCAGTTCGACGTTGAACAGCTCTGTTATTCAAATTTTCTCCAGTATCCTGACACTTGCAGGAACCATTGGTGTCATGCTCTGGCTAAGTCCGCTGCTAACATTAATAACTCTTGCCATTATCCCGAGTATGTTCTTTGGGATGAGGTGGATCACGAACAGAACAGGAAAGTTATTCAAAGCACAGCAGCAGAACTTGGGGAATCTTAATGGCTTTATTGAAGAAACCATTTCAGGCCAGCGCATCGTTAAGACGTTTTCACAGGAGCAAAAAGTGATAACGGAGTTCCTGGAAAAGAGTCAGCGGCTTAAAGGAGCAGGTTTTTGGGCTCAGACCATATCGGGCTTTATTCCGAAGCTGATGAACGTCCTGAACAATTTAAGCTTTGCAGTGATTGCAGGAGTTGGCGGCATCCTCGCTCTGAATGGTCTGGTTTCAATCGGGGTAATCGTAATTTTCACTGAATACTCCAGACAGTTCACACGTCCTCTAAATGAACTTGCGAATCAGTTCAATACGATTCTATCTGCTGTAGCAGGTGCTGAGAGAGTGTTTGAAATTTTAGATGAACACGAGGAAATGAAGGATGAGAAGGATGCTTCTAACCTTCAAGAAGTGAAGGGAGAAGTTAGATTTGACGGGGTTTCATTCTCTTATGAGGAAGAACAGCAGACAATTCGAAACCTGAGTTTTCATGCATCTCCCGGTGAAACGGTAGCCATCGTAGGTCCTACCGGTGCAGGAAAAACAACGATGATTAACCTGTTATCACGGTTTTACGATCCTGATGATGGAAAGATTCTGATTGATGGGACGGAAAGCACAAAAATCAGGCGAAGCAGCCTGAGAGAGCACATGGCCTTTGTCCTCCAGGATCCCTTCTTATTCACAGGGACAATCATGGAAAACATTCGCTACGGCCGATTGGATGCAACGGATGAAGAAGTGATGCAAGCTGCAAAAGAAGCAAATGCCCATCCTTTTATCATGAAAACAAAAAATCAGTATGAAACGGTTCTTACTCAGGACGGAAGCGGGATCAGCCAGGGGCAAAAACAGCTGCTGTCCATCGCAAGAGCGATCCTTTCTAGTCCTGTTATTCTAGTTCTTGATGAAGCGACAAGCAGCATTGATACCATTACAGAGCTGAAAATCCAGGAAGCCCTTCAAAGATTGATGAAAGGCAGAACAAGCTTTGTGATTGCACACAGGCTGAATACCATTCAAAAAGCTGACCAAATCCTTGTGCTTGAGAATGGAACGCTGATTGAAAAAGGAAGTCACGAGTCTCTTCTTCGTGAAAAAGGATTTTACTGCGGTCTATATCAAAGTCAGCTGAAAGACGATGTTATTTGA
- a CDS encoding type 1 glutamine amidotransferase domain-containing protein gives MRLSNKKVIALVSADFEDLELWYPVLRLQEEGAAVHLVGEKAGETYIGKYGVPATSDYAFGDIRSEDYDAILVPGGWAPDKLRRYPEVLQMVKDMHEKEKPIGQICHAGWVLISARILAGRNVTSTPGIKDDMENAGATWHDEAVVVDGHIVSSRRPPDLPPYVKAFADVLAEK, from the coding sequence ATGCGTTTATCAAATAAAAAAGTCATTGCGCTGGTCAGTGCTGATTTTGAAGATCTTGAATTATGGTACCCTGTGCTTCGTTTACAGGAAGAAGGGGCAGCAGTCCACTTAGTAGGTGAAAAAGCAGGCGAAACCTATATCGGAAAGTATGGTGTTCCAGCCACATCGGATTATGCTTTTGGGGATATACGCTCTGAAGATTATGACGCCATTTTAGTTCCCGGAGGATGGGCGCCTGATAAATTAAGACGATATCCAGAGGTTCTTCAAATGGTGAAGGACATGCATGAGAAAGAAAAGCCGATCGGACAAATCTGTCATGCAGGTTGGGTGCTGATTTCAGCCAGAATATTAGCAGGCAGAAATGTAACAAGCACACCAGGCATCAAAGATGATATGGAGAATGCAGGTGCAACGTGGCATGATGAAGCAGTTGTAGTCGACGGACATATCGTTTCGAGCAGAAGACCGCCCGACTTGCCTCCTTATGTAAAAGCTTTTGCCGATGTTTTAGCTGAAAAATGA
- a CDS encoding ABC transporter substrate-binding protein: MKKRRLMAVFMSLMISAGVMAGCGAKSTGSSEGETIKIGANLELSGGVASYGQSISEGLELALEEINKKGIDGKKIELVEFDNKSDAAEATNGAIKLVSQDKVAAIIGAATSTNTLAQVQIAQDNKVPLITPTGTNPTITNTDGKVNDYVFRTCFIDPFQGTVAANFATGDLSVKNAAVLIDSSSDYAKGLAKSFKESFEKSGGKIVSEEAYVAKDTDFRATLTRIKSSNPEFVFLPGYYEEVGLIVKQARELGIDVPFMGGDGWDSPKLIEIAGGEALNNTFITNHYSAADPDEKIQDFVKAFKAKYKDKSPDAFNALGYDTGYFLADAIKRAGGADPEKLQKAIEETKDLALVSGNLTLDELHDPVKSAAILEYKDGEQTFNTKVDPE; encoded by the coding sequence ATGAAAAAGAGAAGATTAATGGCAGTGTTTATGTCACTTATGATTTCAGCTGGTGTTATGGCTGGATGCGGTGCAAAAAGCACAGGTTCATCCGAAGGAGAGACAATAAAAATCGGAGCGAACTTAGAATTATCCGGCGGGGTAGCGTCTTACGGGCAATCCATTTCAGAAGGCCTTGAACTTGCTTTAGAAGAGATCAATAAAAAAGGCATTGACGGCAAAAAGATTGAACTTGTTGAATTTGATAATAAATCAGATGCAGCTGAAGCAACAAATGGCGCTATCAAACTTGTAAGCCAAGATAAGGTAGCTGCCATCATTGGAGCTGCAACAAGTACAAATACTCTGGCTCAGGTGCAGATTGCACAAGATAATAAAGTGCCGTTAATTACACCAACTGGAACGAACCCGACAATAACAAATACAGATGGCAAAGTGAATGATTATGTATTCCGTACATGCTTTATCGATCCGTTCCAAGGAACGGTAGCTGCAAACTTTGCAACAGGCGACTTATCAGTAAAAAATGCGGCTGTACTAATCGATAGCTCAAGCGATTATGCAAAAGGTCTGGCAAAATCCTTCAAAGAATCATTTGAAAAAAGCGGCGGAAAAATTGTCTCAGAGGAAGCTTATGTGGCTAAAGACACAGATTTCCGTGCAACTCTTACAAGAATTAAATCATCAAATCCAGAATTTGTTTTCCTTCCTGGCTACTATGAAGAAGTAGGCCTAATTGTGAAACAAGCCCGTGAGCTTGGCATTGATGTTCCTTTCATGGGAGGCGATGGATGGGATTCTCCGAAGCTGATTGAAATTGCTGGCGGAGAAGCTTTGAACAACACTTTCATTACAAACCATTATTCTGCTGCTGATCCAGATGAGAAAATTCAGGATTTCGTAAAAGCGTTTAAGGCGAAATACAAAGATAAATCTCCAGATGCATTTAATGCTCTTGGCTATGATACAGGCTATTTCCTTGCTGATGCGATTAAACGTGCAGGAGGCGCTGACCCTGAGAAGCTTCAAAAAGCAATCGAAGAAACAAAAGATCTTGCTCTTGTTTCAGGCAACCTGACGCTTGATGAACTTCATGATCCGGTTAAGTCTGCTGCTATCCTTGAATACAAAGATGGCGAGCAAACATTTAATACGAAAGTAGATCCTGAATAA